A region from the Mya arenaria isolate MELC-2E11 chromosome 2, ASM2691426v1 genome encodes:
- the LOC128206019 gene encoding uncharacterized protein LOC128206019: MVSNNTTRLNIILFKDGYDIPVSGLANGTFYYIHIPAIVCLTASLVCAVLTIILSFKKRRAGEFFTKWSKGQRLVVYISTCDGLFSFTHLLDHLQILFTMDHVRPKVLCAFYGFIMTVFVVAQILIANVVAINVFVMMFLNKNISFGKYDCGLLIWAFVVPFLGATVAAAYDQFGPMGVACFYDAVNGHVANMVFTTIPMPVILVVNIVLYILTFIKIRSYGKVIVPNAITIGRHIKAATRMSIML; encoded by the exons ATGGTGTCGAATAACACAACGAggctaaacattattttgtttaaagatggATATGATATTCCTGTTTCCGGGCTGGCTAATGGAACTTTTTACTACATACATATTCCTGCAATTGTTTGCTTAACCGCGAGTCTCGTCTGCGCTGTACTCACTATCATTCTATCTTTTAAGAAGCGCAGGGCTGGGGAGTTTTTTACTAAATGGTCAAAAGGTCAGAGGCTTGTAGTCTACATTTCAACATGCGATGGACTATTCAGTTTCACTCACTTGTTGGACCATCTACAGATTCTGTTCACTATGGATCACGTGAGGCCAAAAGTGCTATGTGCCTTTTACGGATTTATCATGACAGTCTTTGTTGTCGCACAGATTCTCATCGCGAATGTCGTGGCGATCAACGTCTTCGTCATGATGTTCTTGAACAAGAATATTTCGTTTGGCAAGTATGACTGCGGTTTGCTGATCTGGGCGTTTGTGGTCCCCTTCCTAGGGGCAACAGTTGCAGCCGCGTACGACCAGTTTGGGCCAATGGGAGTTGC atgcTTTTACGACGCAGTTAATGGCCACGTGGCAAATATGGTCTTCACAACTATCCCAATGCCAGTGATTTTGGTTGTCAACATCGTGCTCTACATACTTACATTCATTAAGATTCGCAGCTATGGAAAAGTTATTGTGCCAAATGCAATCACTATAGGGCgccatattaaagctgcaacgAGGATGTCGAT CAtgttataa
- the LOC128206030 gene encoding uncharacterized protein LOC128206030, producing MVSNNTTQSDRFLFKNGYDIPVYGLVKGTFYYIHIPAIVCIAASLVCALATIILSFKNRRAGEFFPKWSKGQRLVVYISTCDGLFSFTHLLDHLQILFTMDHVRPKVLCAFYGFIMTVFVVAQILIANVVAINVFVMMFLNKNISFGKFDCGLLIWAFVVPFLGATVAAAYDQFGPMGIACFYDAVNGHVANMVFTTIPMPVILVVNIVLYILTFIKIRSYGKVIVPNAITIGRHVKAATRMSMFVLAFVVQWWCFGLYWVAPSK from the exons ATGGTATCGAATAACACAACGCAGTCAGACAggtttttgttcaaaaatggATATGATATTCCCGTCTACGGGCTGGTCAAAGGAACGTTTTACTATATACACATACCAGCAATCGTTTGCATTGCCGCGAGTCTCGTCTGCGCATTGGCCACTATCATTCTATCTTTTAAGAACCGCAGGGCTGGGGAATTTTTCCCTAAATGGTCAAAAGGTCAGAGGCTTGTAGTCTACATTTCAACATGCGATGGACTATTCAGTTTCACTCACTTGTTGGACCATCTACAGATTCTGTTCACTATGGATCACGTGAGGCCAAAAGTGCTATGTGCCTTTTACGGATTTATCATGACAGTCTTTGTTGTCGCACAGATTCTCATCGCGAATGTCGTGGCGATCAACGTCTTCGTCATGATGTTCTTGAATAAGAATATTTCGTTTGGCAAGTTTGACTGCGGTTTGCTGATCTGGGCGTTTGTGGTCCCCTTCCTAGGGGCGACGGTTGCAGCCGCGTACGACCAGTTTGGGCCAATGGGAATTGC atgcTTTTACGACGCAGTTAATGGCCACGTGGCAAATATGGTCTTCACAACTATCCCAATGCCAGTGATTTTGGTTGTCAACATCGTGCTCTACATACTTACATTCATTAAGATTCGCAGCTATGGAAAAGTTATTGTGCCAAATGCAATCACTATAGGGCGCCATGTTAAAGCTGCAACGAGGATGTCTATGTTTGTCTTGGCATTTGTAGTTCAGTGGTGGTGTTTCGGCCTGTATTGG gTTGCTCCCTCAAAgtaa